One region of Etheostoma spectabile isolate EspeVRDwgs_2016 chromosome 21, UIUC_Espe_1.0, whole genome shotgun sequence genomic DNA includes:
- the rpl38 gene encoding large ribosomal subunit protein eL38, whose translation MPRKIEEIKDFLLTARRKDAKSVKIKKNKDNVKFKVRCSRYLYTLVITDKEKAEKLKQSLPPGLAVKELK comes from the exons ATG CCTCGCAAGATAGAAGAAATCAAAGATTTCCTGTTGACAGCCAGGAGGAAGGATGCCAAGT CCGTAAAGATCAAGAAGAACAAGGACAATGTTAAGTTCAAGGTGCGCTGCAGCAGGTACCTGTACACCCTGGTCATCACAGACAAGGAGAAGGCTGAGAAGCTCAAGCAGTCCCTGCCCCCAG GTCTGGCTGTGAAGGAGCTGAAGTAA